A single region of the Triticum dicoccoides isolate Atlit2015 ecotype Zavitan chromosome 2B, WEW_v2.0, whole genome shotgun sequence genome encodes:
- the LOC119367460 gene encoding 1-Cys peroxiredoxin PER1: protein MPGLTIGDTVPNLELDSTHGKIRIHDYVGNGYVILFSHPGDFTPVCTTELAAMANYAKEFEKRGVKLLGISCDDVQSHKEWTKDIEAYKPGSKVTYPIMADPDRSAIKQLNMVDPDEKDAEGQLPSRTLHIVGPDKKVKLSFLYPSCTGRNMDEVVRAVDSLLTAAKHKVATPANWNPGECVVIAPGVSDDEAKKMFPQGFETADLPSKKGYLRFTKV from the exons ATGCCGGGCCTCACCATCGGCGACACCGTCCCCAACCTGGAGCTGGACTCCACCCATGGCAAGATCCGGATCCACGACTACGTCGGCAACGGCTACGTCATCCTCTTCTCACACCCCG GTGATTTCACCCCGGTGTGCACGACGGAGTTAGCGGCGATGGCCAACTACGCCAAGGAGTTCGAGAAGCGGGGCGTGAAGCTGCTGGGCATCTCCTGCGACGACGTGCAGTCCCACAAGGAATGGACCAAGGACATCGAGGCCTACAAG CCTGGGAGCAAGGTGACGTACCCGATCATGGCGGACCCGGACCGGTCGGCCATCAAGCAACTGAACATGGTCGACCCCGACGAGAAGGACGCGGAGGGGCAGCTGCCGTCCCGCACCTTGCACATCGTGGGGCCGGACAAGAAGGTGAAGCTGAGCTTCCTGTACCCGTCGTGCACGGGGCGGAACATGGACGAGGTGGTGCGCGCCGTGGACTCGCTGCTGACGGCGGCCAAGCACAAGGTGGCCACCCCGGCCAACTGGAATCCCGGGGAGTGCGTGGTGATCGCGCCCGGCGTCTCCGACGACGAGGCCAAGAAGATGTTCCCGCAGGGGTTCGAGACCGCCGACCTGCCCTCCAAGAAGGGGTACCTCCGCTTCACCAAGGTCTAG